In the Candidatus Bathyarchaeia archaeon genome, one interval contains:
- a CDS encoding glycosyltransferase family 39 protein — MLTSKDPLGGNIRFLIPLAILASAKALAILWIHSLLGGKGWVWARTWGRLGPPEGSPAYLFCGFDSGWYVDVAKNGYAYPKYVFMPAYPALIRALGSIIGDYWWAAIAIAWAASFASIPLFQAVAERYMDRVEAMWATLLMAFFPHVFAFTSVAYSEPLFLFLCLAAWLAHLRGNGPLSAAAMAMATLSRPYGVMIAIPVALDMLERRTFRRLPWLAAPLGSLALWALFCHFSAGDWMATLRHQEYWAKLGMPYGLIGSYLWGAVSMGERSPLANYYLIAFVAIMGYLALSSTRADWRLGAFASAGYLALLAIGTLPSLSRFLSFLFPIWLSVRLRNHIAGAAALAISFPFGLALWIWFLQGALVG, encoded by the coding sequence ATGTTGACATCGAAGGATCCCTTGGGGGGCAACATTAGGTTCCTGATACCGCTCGCGATCCTCGCATCGGCCAAGGCGTTGGCGATCCTTTGGATCCATTCCCTCTTGGGGGGCAAGGGATGGGTCTGGGCCAGGACTTGGGGGAGGCTCGGCCCCCCCGAGGGGAGCCCGGCCTACCTCTTCTGCGGCTTCGATAGCGGATGGTACGTCGACGTTGCCAAGAACGGGTATGCATATCCGAAATACGTTTTCATGCCCGCCTACCCGGCCCTGATAAGGGCCTTGGGATCGATCATCGGGGATTATTGGTGGGCCGCCATAGCCATCGCTTGGGCCGCATCGTTCGCATCAATCCCCCTTTTCCAAGCGGTGGCGGAGCGCTATATGGATAGGGTGGAGGCGATGTGGGCAACGCTCCTGATGGCCTTCTTCCCACACGTATTCGCCTTCACCTCGGTCGCCTACTCGGAGCCGCTCTTCCTGTTCCTTTGCTTGGCGGCTTGGCTCGCCCATTTGAGGGGCAACGGGCCCCTATCGGCGGCGGCGATGGCCATGGCCACCCTCTCAAGGCCATACGGCGTTATGATCGCGATCCCGGTGGCCCTCGATATGCTCGAGCGGAGGACCTTCCGGAGGCTCCCATGGTTGGCCGCGCCCTTGGGCTCCTTGGCCCTATGGGCCCTTTTCTGCCACTTCTCGGCGGGCGATTGGATGGCCACCCTCAGGCATCAGGAGTATTGGGCCAAGCTGGGCATGCCCTATGGCCTCATCGGGTCCTACCTCTGGGGCGCCGTCTCCATGGGCGAGCGATCCCCGCTCGCGAACTACTACCTCATAGCGTTCGTCGCCATAATGGGCTATTTGGCCCTTTCATCGACAAGGGCCGATTGGAGGCTGGGCGCCTTCGCCTCGGCGGGCTATCTGGCCCTGCTGGCGATCGGGACGCTGCCATCCCTATCTAGGTTCCTATCGTTCCTCTTTCCGATATGGCTCTCGGTGAGGCTCAGGAACCATATCGCCGGAGCCGCGGCCTTGGCGATATCCTTCCCATTCGGGCTAGCGCTTTGGATATGGTTCCTCCAAGGCGCATTGGTGGGCTGA
- a CDS encoding rhomboid family intramembrane serine protease has product MLPIRDENPSRIFPFVNWAIIIACVLIFLWTASRGQSSFEAIVEAYGLSPSKILRGAALQTFLTSIFLHGDPLHLLGNMLYLYIFGDNVEDMCGHLGYTAFYLICGILASLTHILTNWGSPIPAIGASGAISGVLGAYVILFPRVRILTAIPFGPFLRIVYVPAYLAIGLWFVYQFLLALFAPGSGIAYWAHIGGFISGLALARTFARRKHRHPLYVKWIIY; this is encoded by the coding sequence ATGCTCCCGATAAGGGATGAGAACCCATCGAGGATCTTCCCATTCGTCAACTGGGCCATAATAATAGCATGCGTCTTGATATTCTTATGGACTGCCTCACGCGGCCAATCGAGCTTTGAGGCGATCGTGGAGGCTTATGGACTATCCCCATCAAAGATATTGCGCGGAGCTGCGTTGCAAACGTTCCTCACATCGATCTTCCTGCACGGCGACCCCCTCCACCTACTAGGGAATATGCTCTATCTATACATATTCGGGGATAACGTCGAGGACATGTGCGGCCATTTGGGCTATACGGCCTTCTATCTCATCTGCGGCATATTGGCCTCGTTGACCCACATCCTAACCAATTGGGGCTCCCCCATCCCGGCCATAGGGGCCTCGGGGGCGATCTCCGGGGTATTGGGTGCCTACGTGATCCTCTTCCCGAGGGTCAGGATCCTGACGGCGATACCCTTCGGTCCCTTCCTCAGGATTGTCTACGTCCCGGCCTATCTCGCCATCGGGCTATGGTTCGTGTATCAATTCCTATTGGCCCTTTTCGCCCCCGGATCCGGGATCGCCTATTGGGCGCATATCGGCGGCTTCATCTCCGGCCTAGCCTTGGCTAGGACCTTCGCCCGCAGGAAGCATCGCCATCCGCTCTATGTGAAATGGATCATCTATTGA